From a single Nicotiana tomentosiformis chromosome 2, ASM39032v3, whole genome shotgun sequence genomic region:
- the LOC104113621 gene encoding putative B3 domain-containing protein Os03g0621600 isoform X1: MAAKPQLQSGEGSSHWKSSTNITQPKFFKIIFSQHESSRLRIPEDFASRYCKNMLNPVYLEVPSGEVWEVEVVHSQGRICLGIGWQDFSDFYSISRGHFLMFGYNARSHFNVSIFDLSASEIEYPYSSAHGIHTPILHCHETRHAPKRDQSESDDSVEILEGIPRSQKAKAIIPDTVEHSVENLGHCPLGQSSKRKRQEGDVEHDVSNDVHVKRMKVEKLQEDVASPSFTREGQKHGEGTVIEHSVEILDHRPSGHGSKRKGLEGDAEDDVSTDIHTRSIKVEKSREDVASPSFTRKTKKSGERCKMHKQQSKSVHNQNKTVMDKERAIAYQRAIAFKSKNPFIIAFMQPSYVLKPYILSISLKFARKYFLESYGNLVLRVPGGGSWSVTRAIGTTNAKIYWKEFVLDNKLKFGDVCVFEVIEGSKLLMDVTIFPAAGRRPMHKIAREEPGFCDSKNKIINTDNFVPCSQSKIVQTKKLKQQRGGSYGSGSNIKEHGEGTEIEHSVEILDHRPLGQGSKRKRPEGETKDDVSIDIHTKSIKVENTREDAASPSFTRNTKRSEESCRMHKQQSKMVYAKNKTVLDKERSIAYQRAKAFKSENPFVIYFLQPSYVSKPYNLRISFLFSRKYFPEECGNLVLRVPGRGSWPVKYALGISKTQICFSWKAFVLDNKLKFGDVCVFELIKGGSKLILDVTIFRAAESKPMHKIDAKLAGVSDSKKKTIKTENSVPCSQPKIVHSRKLNFEKKQRGDSDCFTSKIKEEFSEDTGKHVQQSKSSCKGSAVAKEMVLAYQRAKAFTSENPFFIYFMQPSYVSSASGTMRLSITLTIARRFFSTKRSDVVLQVSSKRSWAVKCILGTVNAKLTSGWKEFVLDNNLKVGDVCVFERVCTSKLLFNVTIFTSAEGM; the protein is encoded by the exons ATGGCAGCTAAGCCCCAATTGCAAAGTGGTGAAGGCTCCTCCCATTGGAAATCTTCTACTAACATTACTCAACCAAAGTTCTTCAAGATTATATTTTCCCAACATGAATCCAGCCGTCTA AGGATTCCGGAAGACTTTGCGAGCAGATATTGCAAGAACATGCTAAACCCTGTGTATCTTGAGGTTCCAAGTGGAGAAGTATGGGAGGTTGAAGTTGTTCATTCTCAAGGCCGAATTTGTCTAGGCATTGGATGGCAAGATTTCAGTGACTTCTATTCAATTAGCCGCGGGCactttttgatgtttggataCAATGCTCGTTCCCATTTTAATGTCAGTATATTTGATTTGAGTGCATCAGAAATTGAATATCCATACAGTTCTGCACATGGTATACACACTCCCATTCTCCATTGCCATGAAACACGCCATGCACCAAAAAGAGACCAGTCCGAGTCGGATGATTCTGTAGAGATCCTGGAGGGTATCCCCAGAAGCCAGAAAGCGAAAGCAATAATTCCTGATACGGTTGAGCATTCTGTTGAAAACCTAGGCCATTGTCCGTTAGGACAGTCCAGCAAAAGAAAAAGACAAGAAGGGGATGTGGAGCATGATGTTTCAAATGACGTGCATGTCAAAAGAATGAAGGTTGAGAAGTTGCAAGAGGATGTAGCTTCACCTTCTTTCACAAGAGAGGGCCAAA AACATGGGGAGGGCACTGtgattgagcattctgttgagatTTTGGACCATCGTCCATCAGGACATGGCAGCAAAAGAAAAGGACTAGAAGGGGACGCAGAGGATGATGTTTCAACTGACATTCACACCAGAAGTATCAAGGTGGAAAAGTCACGAGAGGATGTGGCTTCGCCTTCTTTCACAAGAAAGACTAAAA AAAGCGGAGAAAGGTGCAAGATGCACAAGCAACAATCCAAGAGTGTTCATAATCAGAACAAGACAGTAATGGACAAAGAGAGGGCTATAGCCTATCAAAGAGCAATAGCTTTTAAATCTAAGAATCCATTCATTATAGCTTTTATGCAACCATCGTATGTCTTGAAACCGTACATTCTG TCTATATCGTTGAAATTTGCTAGGAAGTATTTTCTTGAGAGCTACGGCAACTTAGTGCTTCGTGTTCCAGGCGGGGGATCTTGGTCTGTCACACGTGCTATCGGAACAACAAATGCTAAAATTTATTGGAAGGAATTCGTGCTGGACAATAAGTTAAAATTTGGAGATGTTTGTGTATTTGAAGTGATTGAAGGCAGTAAACTCTTGATGGATGTTACTATATTTCCAGCAGCTGGGAGAAGACCAATGCATAAGATAGCTCGCGAAGAGCCAGGGTTTTGTGATAGTAAAAACAAGATTATCAATACTGATAATTTTGTTCCATGTTCGCAATCCAAAATTGTTCAGACCAAGAAATTAAAGCAGCAAAGAGGAGGTTCATATGGTTCCGGTTCAAATATTA AAGAACATGGGGAAGGCACTGagattgagcattctgttgagatTTTGGACCATCGTCCATTAGGACAAGGCAGCAAAAGAAAAAGACCAGAAGGGGAGACAAAGGATGATGTTTCAATTGACATTCACACCAAAAGTATCAAGGTCGAAAACACACGAGAGGATGCAGCTTCACCTTCTTTCACAAGAAATACCAAAA GAAGCGAAGAAAGTTGCAGGATGCACAAGCAACAATCCAAGATGGTTTATGCTAAGAACAAGACAGTATTGGACAAAGAGAGGTCTATAGCATATCAAAGAGCAAAAGCTTTCAAATCTGAGAATCCATTTGTTATATATTTTTTGCAACCATCATACGTATCGAAACCATACAATCTA CGCATATCGTTCTTATTTTCTAGGAAATATTTCCCGGAGGAATGTGGAAATTTAGTGCTTCGTGTTCCTGGAAGAGGGTCTTGGCCTGTCAAATACGCCCTGGGAATATCAAAAACACAAATTTGTTTCTCTTGGAAGGCATTCGTACTGGACAATAAATTAAAATTTGGAGATGTTTGTGTATTTGAATTGATTAAGGGCGGCTCTAAGCTCATTCTAGATGTCACTATATTTCGTGCAGCTGAGAGCAAACCAATGCATAAAATAGATGCAAAATTGGCAGGGGTTTCTGATAGTAAAAAGAAGACTATCAAAACTGAGAATTCAGTTCCATGTTCTCAACCCAAAATAGTTCACAGCAGGAAACTGAATTTTGAAAAGAAGCAGAGAGGAGATTCAGATTGTTTCACTTCAAAAATTAAAG AAGAATTCAGTGAAGACACTGGGAAGCATGTGCAACAATCTAAGTCTTCTTGTAAGGGCAGTGCGGTGGCCAAAGAGATGGTCTTAGCATATCAAAGAGCAAAAGCCTTTACATCTGAAAATCCATTCTTCATCTATTTCATGCAACCATCATATGTGTCTTCTGCCAGCGGCACAATGCGATTG TCCATAACGCTGACGATAGCTAGGAGATTTTTTTCCACTAAACGTAGTGATGTGGTACTTCAAGTTTCAAGCAAGAGATCATGGGCAGTAAAATGCATTCTTGGAACAGTAAACGCTAAGTTGACCTCTGGTTGGAAGGAGTTTGTGCTTGACAATAACCTAAAAGTAGGTGATGTTTGTGTCTTCGAAAGGGTTTGTACATCCAAACTTTTGTTCAATGTCACTATATTTACTTCTGCGGAAGGTATGTAA
- the LOC104113621 gene encoding B3 domain-containing protein Os03g0619600-like isoform X2 has protein sequence MAAKPQLQSGEGSSHWKSSTNITQPKFFKIIFSQHESSRLRIPEDFASRYCKNMLNPVYLEVPSGEVWEVEVVHSQGRICLGIGWQDFSDFYSISRGHFLMFGYNARSHFNVSIFDLSASEIEYPYSSAHGIHTPILHCHETRHAPKRDQSESDDSVEILEGIPRSQKAKAIIPDTVEHSVENLGHCPLGQSSKRKRQEGDVEHDVSNDVHVKRMKVEKLQEDVASPSFTREGQKHGEGTVIEHSVEILDHRPSGHGSKRKGLEGDAEDDVSTDIHTRSIKVEKSREDVASPSFTRKTKKSGERCKMHKQQSKSVHNQNKTVMDKERAIAYQRAIAFKSKNPFIIAFMQPSYVLKPYILSISLKFARKYFLESYGNLVLRVPGGGSWSVTRAIGTTNAKIYWKEFVLDNKLKFGDVCVFEVIEGSKLLMDVTIFPAAGRRPMHKIAREEPGFCDSKNKIINTDNFVPCSQSKIVQTKKLKQQRGEEHGEGTEIEHSVEILDHRPLGQGSKRKRPEGETKDDVSIDIHTKSIKVENTREDAASPSFTRNTKRSEESCRMHKQQSKMVYAKNKTVLDKERSIAYQRAKAFKSENPFVIYFLQPSYVSKPYNLRISFLFSRKYFPEECGNLVLRVPGRGSWPVKYALGISKTQICFSWKAFVLDNKLKFGDVCVFELIKGGSKLILDVTIFRAAESKPMHKIDAKLAGVSDSKKKTIKTENSVPCSQPKIVHSRKLNFEKKQRGDSDCFTSKIKEEFSEDTGKHVQQSKSSCKGSAVAKEMVLAYQRAKAFTSENPFFIYFMQPSYVSSASGTMRLSITLTIARRFFSTKRSDVVLQVSSKRSWAVKCILGTVNAKLTSGWKEFVLDNNLKVGDVCVFERVCTSKLLFNVTIFTSAEGM, from the exons ATGGCAGCTAAGCCCCAATTGCAAAGTGGTGAAGGCTCCTCCCATTGGAAATCTTCTACTAACATTACTCAACCAAAGTTCTTCAAGATTATATTTTCCCAACATGAATCCAGCCGTCTA AGGATTCCGGAAGACTTTGCGAGCAGATATTGCAAGAACATGCTAAACCCTGTGTATCTTGAGGTTCCAAGTGGAGAAGTATGGGAGGTTGAAGTTGTTCATTCTCAAGGCCGAATTTGTCTAGGCATTGGATGGCAAGATTTCAGTGACTTCTATTCAATTAGCCGCGGGCactttttgatgtttggataCAATGCTCGTTCCCATTTTAATGTCAGTATATTTGATTTGAGTGCATCAGAAATTGAATATCCATACAGTTCTGCACATGGTATACACACTCCCATTCTCCATTGCCATGAAACACGCCATGCACCAAAAAGAGACCAGTCCGAGTCGGATGATTCTGTAGAGATCCTGGAGGGTATCCCCAGAAGCCAGAAAGCGAAAGCAATAATTCCTGATACGGTTGAGCATTCTGTTGAAAACCTAGGCCATTGTCCGTTAGGACAGTCCAGCAAAAGAAAAAGACAAGAAGGGGATGTGGAGCATGATGTTTCAAATGACGTGCATGTCAAAAGAATGAAGGTTGAGAAGTTGCAAGAGGATGTAGCTTCACCTTCTTTCACAAGAGAGGGCCAAA AACATGGGGAGGGCACTGtgattgagcattctgttgagatTTTGGACCATCGTCCATCAGGACATGGCAGCAAAAGAAAAGGACTAGAAGGGGACGCAGAGGATGATGTTTCAACTGACATTCACACCAGAAGTATCAAGGTGGAAAAGTCACGAGAGGATGTGGCTTCGCCTTCTTTCACAAGAAAGACTAAAA AAAGCGGAGAAAGGTGCAAGATGCACAAGCAACAATCCAAGAGTGTTCATAATCAGAACAAGACAGTAATGGACAAAGAGAGGGCTATAGCCTATCAAAGAGCAATAGCTTTTAAATCTAAGAATCCATTCATTATAGCTTTTATGCAACCATCGTATGTCTTGAAACCGTACATTCTG TCTATATCGTTGAAATTTGCTAGGAAGTATTTTCTTGAGAGCTACGGCAACTTAGTGCTTCGTGTTCCAGGCGGGGGATCTTGGTCTGTCACACGTGCTATCGGAACAACAAATGCTAAAATTTATTGGAAGGAATTCGTGCTGGACAATAAGTTAAAATTTGGAGATGTTTGTGTATTTGAAGTGATTGAAGGCAGTAAACTCTTGATGGATGTTACTATATTTCCAGCAGCTGGGAGAAGACCAATGCATAAGATAGCTCGCGAAGAGCCAGGGTTTTGTGATAGTAAAAACAAGATTATCAATACTGATAATTTTGTTCCATGTTCGCAATCCAAAATTGTTCAGACCAAGAAATTAAAGCAGCAAAGAGGAG AAGAACATGGGGAAGGCACTGagattgagcattctgttgagatTTTGGACCATCGTCCATTAGGACAAGGCAGCAAAAGAAAAAGACCAGAAGGGGAGACAAAGGATGATGTTTCAATTGACATTCACACCAAAAGTATCAAGGTCGAAAACACACGAGAGGATGCAGCTTCACCTTCTTTCACAAGAAATACCAAAA GAAGCGAAGAAAGTTGCAGGATGCACAAGCAACAATCCAAGATGGTTTATGCTAAGAACAAGACAGTATTGGACAAAGAGAGGTCTATAGCATATCAAAGAGCAAAAGCTTTCAAATCTGAGAATCCATTTGTTATATATTTTTTGCAACCATCATACGTATCGAAACCATACAATCTA CGCATATCGTTCTTATTTTCTAGGAAATATTTCCCGGAGGAATGTGGAAATTTAGTGCTTCGTGTTCCTGGAAGAGGGTCTTGGCCTGTCAAATACGCCCTGGGAATATCAAAAACACAAATTTGTTTCTCTTGGAAGGCATTCGTACTGGACAATAAATTAAAATTTGGAGATGTTTGTGTATTTGAATTGATTAAGGGCGGCTCTAAGCTCATTCTAGATGTCACTATATTTCGTGCAGCTGAGAGCAAACCAATGCATAAAATAGATGCAAAATTGGCAGGGGTTTCTGATAGTAAAAAGAAGACTATCAAAACTGAGAATTCAGTTCCATGTTCTCAACCCAAAATAGTTCACAGCAGGAAACTGAATTTTGAAAAGAAGCAGAGAGGAGATTCAGATTGTTTCACTTCAAAAATTAAAG AAGAATTCAGTGAAGACACTGGGAAGCATGTGCAACAATCTAAGTCTTCTTGTAAGGGCAGTGCGGTGGCCAAAGAGATGGTCTTAGCATATCAAAGAGCAAAAGCCTTTACATCTGAAAATCCATTCTTCATCTATTTCATGCAACCATCATATGTGTCTTCTGCCAGCGGCACAATGCGATTG TCCATAACGCTGACGATAGCTAGGAGATTTTTTTCCACTAAACGTAGTGATGTGGTACTTCAAGTTTCAAGCAAGAGATCATGGGCAGTAAAATGCATTCTTGGAACAGTAAACGCTAAGTTGACCTCTGGTTGGAAGGAGTTTGTGCTTGACAATAACCTAAAAGTAGGTGATGTTTGTGTCTTCGAAAGGGTTTGTACATCCAAACTTTTGTTCAATGTCACTATATTTACTTCTGCGGAAGGTATGTAA
- the LOC117280875 gene encoding secreted RxLR effector protein 161-like produces MKGIPYAPLVGSLMYARVCTIPDITFAVGMLGRYQSNPDLDHWKAGKRVLRYLQGTKNFKLTYKYSDSLEVIGYSNSDLGGCKDTGKSISRYIFLLDGDAMSWRIVKQTIFATSTMEVEFITCYEATSKALWLKKFISGFRIVDSISRLLRILCDNSTAVFFSKNNKSGSRSKHIDIK; encoded by the coding sequence ATGAAAGGCATTCCCTATGCTCCGCTTGTTGGGAGCCTTATGTATGCACGGGTCTGCACTATACCTGATATTACTTTTGCGGTAGGAATGCTTGGAAGATATCAAAGTAACCCTGATCTTGACCATTGGAAAGCTGGTAAAAGAGTTTTGAGATATTTGCAAGGAACCAAGAATTTTAAGCTCACATACAAATACTCTGACTCATTGGAGGTGATTGGATATTCAAACTCTGATTTGGGTGGATGCAAAGACACTGGTAAATCCATTTCAAGATACATTTTCCTTCTTGATGGAGATGCTATGTCTTGGAGAATTGTCAAGCAGACCATTTTTGCAACATCCACAATGGAAGTTGAATTTATAACATGCTATGAAGCTACATCAAAAGCGTTATGGTTGAAGAAGTTTATTTCCGGCTTTAGGATTGTCGATTCCATTTCAAGGCTATTGAGAATCTTATGTGACAATTCAACTGCAGTGTTCTTTTCTAAGAATAATAAAAGTGGCAGCCGAAGCAAGCACATCGACATAAAGTAA
- the LOC138905608 gene encoding uncharacterized protein, with amino-acid sequence MRYHIQEEHYELWGIVTDDPLAILKKNAEGIDVPKTGADCNAKDLMKWENKAKSKKWLVCGLGPDEYSRIQGCYAAKKFWDTLHVAHEGKTQVKRFRETLLYSQYENFAMKDGETIQEIYTRFTTLTNELKSPGRIIPEEKRVEKILARVLPITWESKITAIQESKNIVTIPLDELIGNLTAYELRRQTMKMDVPKKERSLALRIIGGSNLEDDEMTMITKDYKMYLRRGKGSSRSGSYSKARAMEKQTNDGCYKCGKTDHMIKKLSFVGN; translated from the coding sequence ATGAGATATCACATACAAGAAGAGCACTATGAGTTATGGGGCATTGTCACCGATGATCCACTGGCTATTttgaagaaaaatgctgaaggaATAGATGTGCCAAAGACAGGAGCTGATTGCAATGCTAAAGATCTGATGAAGTGGGAAAATAAAGCCAAATCCAAGAagtggcttgtttgtggacttggtccagatgagtacagcaGAATCCAAGGCTGTTATGCTGCTAAGAAATTTTGGGACACCTTGCATGTGGCCCATGAAGGAAAAACTCAGGTGAAGAGATTTAGAGAAACACTACTGTACTCTCAGTatgagaactttgctatgaaggaTGGAGAAACCATTCAGGAAATttacacaaggttcactacattgacaaatgaactaaaatctCCTGGAAGGATTATCCCTGAAGAAAAAAGAGTTGAGAAGATACTCGCTAGGGTCTTGCCAATTACTTGGGAAAGCAAGATCACTGCCATccaggaatcaaagaatattgtcACTATCCCACTAGATGAAttgattggaaatctcactgcctatgaacttaggagacaaaccatgaaaatggatgtacctaagaaggaaaggagTTTGGCACTCAGAATCATTGGAGGTTCtaatctagaagatgatgaaatgacaATGATCACCAAAGACTACAAGATGTACCTAaggagaggaaagggttcttcaagaagtggaagctacagCAAGGCAAGAGCTATggagaagcaaaccaatgatggTTGTTACAAATGTGGAAAGACTGATCACATGATAAAAAAACTGTCCTttgtgggaaattga
- the LOC138905609 gene encoding uncharacterized protein translates to MKEQVQSKKGNNKGSTKVEVTAWGESSDESLDDDDDERALMAIGESDEETEVIVIHLKDKIKFLSKERLSELLLDLIDEYEDVSNEKEQLSKECVILKAKSSDTLSWLQEHHSSNIRGFGFGNSAPKWDPKRKYLTLLENKIFTHSGNTGHYKSECTAKEKVQVKRSSQIWYMDSGCSKHMTRSKNRFLSLEDLKGGNVSFENGKKGEIIGVGKR, encoded by the exons atgaaggaacaggttcaatccaagaaaggaaacaacaaaggatcaaccaaggttGAGGTcactgcttggggagaaagctcagatgaaagcttagatgatgatgatgatgaacgaGCACtaatggccattggagaatctgatgaagaaactgaggtaattgtcattcatctcaaagacaagattaaatttttgtctaaagaaagattATCTGAGTTATTACTAGATCTAATTGATGAATATGAGGATGTGAGTAATGAAAAGGAACAGTTGTcaaaagaatgtgtgattttgaaagcaAA gtcctctgatacactttcatggctacaagaacatcatagtagcaacaTAAGGGGATTTGGCTTTGGGAACTctgcacctaagtgggatcctaAACGTAAGTACCTTACACTCCTTGAGAACAAGATTTTCACACACAGTGGTAACACTGGTCACTATaagagtgaatgcactgcaaaagagaag GTACAAGTGAAgaggagcagccaaatatggtacatggatagtggttgttCAAAGCACATGACAAGAAGCAAGAACCGATTTCTTTCACTTGAagaccttaaaggaggtaatgtctcctttgaaaatggaaagaaaggtgaaatcattggggttggaaag aggtaa
- the LOC104113624 gene encoding B3 domain-containing protein At5g18090-like yields MLVDPDKYPSFCKLLFREGFMDKIIMPPVFIKENKKKLAKTCLLKTDIAAGMSWEAKIVREDSYYFICAGEWPKFVAHHKLELGDILLFFLVDKSTFHVLPYGQKSCKNLCGRHLFEELSSSSEEELDMGIGLSRKSKKVKREPRESAGVAEEEAHSGSKGNGRKTLRYSVVNLKNKNPYYEMAVRKTHSLFVTIPMTFARWTGIINMKKITLINGEGKKWKVNIEHIGPRVLIKGGWAAFRTQNKIAANGETCRFKLIQGYGRGRGRPCYVLQEKKYGRKMTHDKFFMETHIRKKKTPTDPSRWIEDRGETIYGRYKINVEEYTQSLPPNEQGERPSVSDEEAQKIWLDVVGGLKKGIAYGLPERSFRYYRAGLQGIRTFAQGEIIYRLTLSSMEKKIAKLTAEVEQTKAREQKRDEQFDTLQVQLEKRDQQFNLLQGQLTNLLASGAFPILRSRGPSPNANTSRRDSSNHVNEEASSSEDEHDTIQNTH; encoded by the exons ATGCTTGTGGATCCCGACAAGTACCCATCGTTTTGCAAGTTATTATTTAGAGAAGGTTTCATGGATAAAATA ATAATGCCGCCTGTTTTTatcaaagaaaacaagaagaagttGGCCAAGACTTGCTTACTGAAAACGGACATAGCAGCAGGGATGTCGTGGGAAGCAAAGATAGTGAGGGAGGATTCCTATTACTTCATATGTGCAGGAGAGTGGCCAAAGTTTGTAGCGCATCACAAACTAGAGCTAGGGGACATTTTGCTCTTTTTTCTAGTTGATAAATCAACGTTCCATGTACTTCCCTACGGCCAGAAAAGTTGTAAAAACCTTTGCGGGAGACATCTATTTGAGGAACTCAGCAGTTCCTCGGAAGAGGAACTTGACATGGGAATCGGACTGTCAAGAAAATCTAAGAAAGTTAAAAGGGAGCCAAGAGAATCGGCAG GTGTTGCAGAGGAGGAAGCTCACAGTGGAAGTAAAGGAAATGGTCGAAAAACACTTAGATACAGTGTGGTgaacttgaaaaataaaaatccaTACTATGAAATGGCTGTAAGAAAGACACACTCGCTTTTTGTG ACTATCCCAATGACCTTCGCAAGATGGACTGGCATAATTAacatgaagaaaataacattgatTAATGGAGAAGGGAAGAAGTGGAAAGTGAATATAGAGCATATCGGCCCAAGGGTTCTCATAAAAGGAGGATGGGCTGCCTTCCGAACACAAAACAAGATAGCCGCCAATGGTGAAACTTGTCGCTTCAAGTTGATTCAAGGCTATGGACGTGGACGTGGACGTCCTTGTTATGTTTTACAG gaaaaaaaatatggaaggaagatgactcatgataagttcttcatggagactcacatccgaAAAAAGAAGACACCGACAGATCCAAGTAGATGGATCGAGGATCGGGGGGAGACTatatat ggtcgttacaagattaatgtggaggagtacactcaaagcttgccaccgaatgagcaaggcgagcgaccaTCCGTTTCCGATGAAGAAGCACAaaagatatggttggatgttgtcggtggtcttaaaaaggggatagcatacggccttccagagagatcatttcggtactacagggctggattgcaaggtataaGGACTTTTGCTCAAGGCGAGATAATTTATAGGTTGACACTCTCgtctatggagaagaagatcgcaaagctgacaGCAGAGGTTGAACAGACAAAAgctagagaacaaaagagagatGAACAATTTGATACTCTTCAAGTTCAGTtagaaaagagggaccaacaatttaatctccttcaaggtcagctgaccaatcttcttgctagtggtgcttttcCCATTCTCCGGTCTCGTGGGCCTTCCCCAAATGCTAATACTTCTCGTCGTGATTCTTCGAACCATGTCAACGAGGAAGCTTCTAGTAGTGAAGATGAACATGATACAATACAAAACACTCATTGa